One window from the genome of Vagococcus entomophilus encodes:
- a CDS encoding S26 family signal peptidase, with translation MTVKTSNKNRIKRVIGVGDRLVIRGNAIFMNGQKFFENYLIQYSNNLMVNTTKILRQLSLKIVILF, from the coding sequence GTGACAGTAAAAACTTCCAATAAAAATAGAATCAAACGAGTGATTGGAGTGGGGGATCGTCTTGTTATAAGAGGCAATGCAATTTTTATGAATGGTCAAAAATTCTTTGAAAACTATTTAATTCAGTACTCCAATAACTTAATGGTTAATACGACCAAAATATTACGTCAACTCTCCCTAAAGATAGTTATTTTGTTTTAG
- the truA gene encoding tRNA pseudouridine(38-40) synthase TruA, with product MRNIKLTIEYDGKRYLGWQRLGDTEKTIQGKIETILAQMTGEKIEIIGSGRTDAGTHARGQVANFKTASTFETEKMLDFLNRYLPRDIVIKQVEEVAERFHARYHATSKTYSYYIWNDVIPTAFHRAYSFHYPKRLDSEKMNEACQLFIGKHDFLGFSSLKKTKKSTVRTIETISIQKEGSLIRFTYVGDGFLYNMIRIMMGTILEIGSGEREIATINQVFKEKIRTQAGETVPAHGLFLDEVSYK from the coding sequence ATGAGAAATATAAAATTAACCATTGAATATGATGGGAAGCGTTATTTAGGTTGGCAGAGATTAGGCGATACCGAAAAAACTATCCAAGGGAAGATCGAAACCATTTTGGCGCAGATGACAGGTGAAAAAATCGAGATTATAGGCTCAGGCAGAACAGATGCGGGGACACACGCAAGAGGACAAGTGGCAAACTTTAAAACAGCCTCCACCTTTGAAACGGAGAAAATGCTAGACTTTCTCAACCGTTATTTACCAAGAGATATTGTCATTAAACAAGTGGAAGAAGTAGCAGAAAGATTTCATGCGCGCTATCATGCGACGAGTAAGACCTATAGCTATTATATTTGGAACGACGTGATTCCAACTGCATTTCACCGAGCATATAGCTTTCATTATCCTAAAAGATTAGATAGTGAAAAAATGAATGAGGCATGTCAGCTTTTCATTGGAAAACATGATTTTCTTGGTTTTTCTTCCTTAAAGAAAACGAAAAAATCAACTGTTCGAACAATTGAAACGATTTCAATACAAAAAGAAGGAAGCCTGATTCGTTTCACATATGTTGGGGATGGCTTTCTCTACAATATGATTCGGATTATGATGGGAACGATTCTTGAAATTGGTTCTGGAGAGAGAGAGATTGCTACAATCAATCAAGTTTTTAAAGAAAAAATCAGAACGCAAGCAGGAGAAACCGTGCCAGCACATGGGTTGTTTCTTGATGAAGTAAGCTATAAGTAA
- a CDS encoding SDR family oxidoreductase — MKKNTKPRPILILGSQGNLGSQIVKILREQNQTIVAWTRYDCNLFNAFEIEQKITQLYPAVVINTVAYNAVDACENQLSEQELAISLNCQLPAYLAQICHKIKAKLVHFSSNYVFSDNKTFYSETEQTNPINFYGLTKAQGEKAILSYKNTAFDFCILRVANLFGPLGTGQSSKPSFFDSIKDGAQKRDMLDVVADEKCCFTYTKDIATVLSHVLYEKSFYGIYHLINSGPALSWFDAATLYFDVIKEKTILQPICSTAFNRPATRPKTAVLVSTRSSLPTMRSFEHALIDYIQEISAD, encoded by the coding sequence ATGAAGAAGAACACAAAACCTCGTCCCATTCTTATATTAGGTTCCCAAGGAAATCTTGGAAGTCAGATTGTCAAAATACTCAGAGAACAAAATCAAACAATTGTAGCATGGACTAGATATGATTGTAATCTGTTCAACGCTTTTGAAATTGAACAAAAAATCACACAACTATATCCTGCTGTTGTCATTAATACCGTAGCTTACAACGCTGTAGATGCTTGTGAAAATCAACTATCAGAGCAGGAGTTAGCGATTTCGTTAAACTGTCAATTGCCGGCTTATCTGGCACAGATTTGTCACAAAATCAAAGCAAAGCTGGTGCATTTTTCGTCAAACTATGTTTTTTCTGATAACAAAACATTTTATTCAGAAACCGAACAAACAAACCCTATCAATTTTTATGGACTGACAAAAGCACAGGGAGAAAAAGCCATTCTTTCCTACAAAAATACTGCATTCGATTTTTGTATTTTACGTGTGGCTAACCTTTTTGGACCATTAGGCACGGGCCAGTCTTCCAAGCCAAGTTTTTTTGACTCCATCAAAGACGGCGCTCAAAAACGTGACATGCTTGACGTAGTAGCAGATGAAAAATGCTGTTTTACCTATACAAAAGATATCGCCACTGTTTTATCACACGTCCTGTACGAAAAAAGTTTTTATGGAATCTATCACCTTATCAATAGTGGACCAGCTTTGTCTTGGTTTGATGCTGCAACTCTCTACTTTGATGTCATTAAAGAAAAAACTATTCTGCAGCCAATTTGTAGTACTGCTTTCAATCGCCCTGCTACACGCCCCAAAACAGCAGTCCTTGTGAGTACAAGGAGCTCTCTACCGACCATGAGAAGTTTTGAGCACGCGCTTATAGATTACATCCAAGAAATTTCTGCAGATTGA